The genomic window CACAAGGTCAGACGAAAGCACGTAGCCCCCACCCAGAGCATAGGGCAAGTAGTAGTCACACAATTCCCAGGCACTTTCTTTCCATTTCCCGGCCGTTTTAACTCTTCCACGGCCGGAGAAGAAGCCCCAGTAGAGGCGGTTGGGCTCCTTGCTCTTCAGTTCCTCCTTGAGGAGATCCAAACGAGCGAAAGTGTCGTCATCAGCCTTCAGCACAAATTTGAAGTCCACATTCTGGTCCAACCATGAGTACATATGGAGCAGCTTTTGCGTGAGGTTCTCGTACGAGTCCCGGAGGTCAGGGAGCAAGAGGAGGTCGTGATGACGGACCTGCTCGGTTCCGAGGTTTTGAAGGTCTTCAGCTGGTAGCCCCTCTGTGCCGATGACAAACCAATAGAGCACTTCGGGATCCTGCTTGGTCAGCCACGTGCTCCGAATAATACTTCGGCGCTCTGTGTACTTTGGCCCCGTGGTGATGAGAACAACCAGGAATGCTGAGAGCTCTTTGACACGAGCAGACTCTGCTGGCTGCTTCTGTCCTGACTCAGCTTGTGGTGCCATCCCTGGGGATTCAGCTGGCTTGAGTGTCTCGGATGTACATTTGGCGAGGAAGAGGAGGACTATGGCAAACAGGAAAAGGACAGCAAATGCCAGGGCTGTCTTATGACGACACACAAGACGGATCAGATTCATGATGTTACTGaggaacagaaaagcaaaacatttatgccacataatttaaaaataagcCTTCCCATTTCAAATGTCTAAATCACCTTTTTACCTGGCTGTCTTCATTTTAAATGGCTCTGCGGTGTGACAAATATTCTACTTAGTCTTGCATTTAATATaacatcataaaagctgcataCACAATCATTATAAAAGACTTACCAAAATGCTGCTTAAAATGTTTGAGATGAAATATAGCATGTCACAACAAGACCTACATTTTCCAAAGATCACGTTCATGTCAACtgcccattaaaggaatattctggattcaatacaagttaagtttaatcgacagcattgtggcataatgttgattactacaaaataattttgaatttgtCTTTAagaaaagcagaaatctgggttccagtgaggcactaacaatggaagtgaatgggaaccaatccgtaaacattataatacatactgtttcaaaagtatagccacaagacattaaaaaaatatgtaagctaacatgatttaagtgtgatagaATCgcgtactaaccttttctgtgtaaagtaagaCAATTTTacatcgttgccatgacgatgttaatgtaaacaaaccctaaaacaactgtaaaaatgacgatttaaacaactttaaagctcaaataatacacaagttttgacagaagaattaatgtaagtgcttttatgaaattataagcgtcacatttctttctttaaatataggccccattcactttcattgtaagttacaatggaagtgaatggggtcaatacATTTTTACGATTtttgctttctcttttttttttttttttttttttttaacaaaaggaggaacgagacaaaatgattttttgtcttCAAACCCAATGAGACAGTCTACTAACCAGTCAgagcacagagaaaaaaaaagaaaaaaaccccgCATTCatcatgcagcatgtttattACCTGGTAGATTTCCGCCAACCCGATTATTTGCTGTACTTATGGCTCATCCTGTGCATCTTTATTAGTATTATAAGATGCTGTTGTGTTTTGTAACAACAGCTGATCTGCTAGACATTTATCAATGCTGCTGCTGTTTCTCCAGTACAGACAGCAGATGCACAAACCTGCCGCATTTAAAAGACCAATGAGGCCAGATTAACTGAGAAAATGTGTTCGTTTTGAACGCGTCATTTTTCTAAAACACACATGAACACTGTCTTTCTTCACTTCCGTTGACACCAGTGACGTTCACAACCCCAGACTGAGGTTATGTCATTCTCAAACAATATTTACGAACTGCACATCCTAGTGGACGGGATgaatatagagcgcaacagtgtctGCCCACATATTCAGCCGTCTTGATTCATTTttgccataaataaataaataaataaataaataaaaccaaccTGCACCAAAGTGAATCAAAACGTAAGAAACTTTGATTTgagtgaaaaaacaacaacattgaaaATCGGGTAAAAAGACACAAGACTGTATTTAAAGGTGAACTCGAAAAAAttgtactccttaagaaataaattgtaattttgaaacatgtataaacatatgtataaaatcatgaacatTAATGTGAAttgaagattccagtcatatcagtaaccatataaaagctgttttatttttacatggagagggtcccctcatgggggctgccatgttagaatcacatgatcagctaAATACTACTCACTTCAAATCTCAGTAATTGTCCTGTTATAGAGCGCTACAATCtgattctggaagtaaaaatcccataaattttttccaaaggtgaattgatttgatttgtaactgtgcaaactgaacaattaggaATTATTATgccatttctctgtatgtagccttgaagaggtttcattcaagctgtcaaagtACATTGTCTAGGCTATATGATATAAACTTTGtcctataataatgatttgggtcgaatttaatgaaaaactgtgCAAGTTGAGCTCCAttgcactgcagaattttgagcagcctctggagACGGTGAGCGGCGGCAGTGGTGTgcgtacatttgtaaaaaaataattgtttcgaatGTTAGAATGCACCACGTTGGCCACTTTACACTTTACCGAAcctgtgttgagaaatatgtttgaagagacaaagactattgtgcaacaagcagccctatttatatctacACAATAAGGCagatatatattgataatcattaggaaaattttctgattatcgatgcatgaaaaaggcatcgatcccaagcctaatatttatatatatcagaatattaAACTTAAAATACATAGGTTCTATACTGAATAAACAACcgtaaatcaatagttttatatatttccattgttttgttttttattcgatTATGTTATTGGCAATGCTAAACGCGATTGGAGTACGTTCCcttgtgaaagacggtaagtacagaGTCTTGTACCTTTATTGTTTTGTCCAATTTTTAAATACTCTTTttgttgcttcaaatcaaagttagaaatgttgtgattcacctcggtgctggttggtttggttcatggcttagaactcatttatgaagtattttatgaaaagcctatgaaaaaaaataaataaaaatgaacggGGAAAATACTTCCTGTACCCAGCCACCTGAAAaggtgggcgggcactgttgcattctattggacactttcattcatggattaaattaatcattacaATGCTACATTTTTGTAAGGACAGTTGTCCCTAGCTGTCTTGGACAAAATGACtcctaataaaaatataaataaaaaaaaaagctagaaaaTGTTTGACTACCACAACTTATAGGGAATTTCATCTATAGAAATATCAGCCAACAAGCCTTTTTCTGCATTTATCTGAAAAGAAGGCGTGACTCCCCAGAGAGATGGCAAAATGTTGCTTAGTGTGAGATTAAACTGCAGCTCTCTTCAAACTAGTTAGTGAGCTGAACTTAAAAATATTCGAGGAGATGCAAGTTGTTTTTTGAGTTGTGTTTATTTGATGGCATTACAATGggtttttctgttgttttgacattacaAAATGTTTATAGTACTTTCTCGTTGATGCGAAATGATTTCTGAACTCAAAAACACTGCCAACACATGATCAGGTGAATGTCAAGG from Myxocyprinus asiaticus isolate MX2 ecotype Aquarium Trade chromosome 35, UBuf_Myxa_2, whole genome shotgun sequence includes these protein-coding regions:
- the LOC127426325 gene encoding beta-1,3-galactosyltransferase 6-like; the encoded protein is MNLIRLVCRHKTALAFAVLFLFAIVLLFLAKCTSETLKPAESPGMAPQAESGQKQPAESARVKELSAFLVVLITTGPKYTERRSIIRSTWLTKQDPEVLYWFVIGTEGLPAEDLQNLGTEQVRHHDLLLLPDLRDSYENLTQKLLHMYSWLDQNVDFKFVLKADDDTFARLDLLKEELKSKEPNRLYWGFFSGRGRVKTAGKWKESAWELCDYYLPYALGGGYVLSSDLVHYVRLNVGFLKTWQSEDVSLGAWLAPVDVKRLHDPRFDTEYKSRGCSNKYLVTHKQSLEDMLEKHQTLQRDRRLCKEEVKLRLSYIYDWSVPPSQCCQRKDGIP